One window of the Triticum dicoccoides isolate Atlit2015 ecotype Zavitan chromosome 3B, WEW_v2.0, whole genome shotgun sequence genome contains the following:
- the LOC119274784 gene encoding uncharacterized protein LOC119274784: MEGLTESEIAGFAVGAFLLGASIAAQRVDGFVAASQRRSLNMCKRCGDLRMVACSQCKGVGSVRKGGTFTFGMLEDIYESLGAETKAADLVPCSKCRSKGRLPCAECAKVR; the protein is encoded by the exons ATGGAGGGGCTGACGGAGAGCGAGATCGCCGGCTTCGCGGTGGGCGCCTTTCTGCTCGGCGCCAGCATCGCCGCGCAGAGGGTCGACGGCTTCGTCGCCGCTTCGCAGAGAAG GTCTTTAAACATGTGCAAGCGTTGTGGTGATCTTCGGATGGTGGCATGCTCGCAATGCAAAGGAGTGGGCTCTGTTAGGAAAGGTGGAACCTTCACATTCGGCATGCTGGAGGATATCTATGAGTCGCTTGGAGCTGAAACAAAGGCAGCAGATTTGGTCCCTTGCTCAAAGTGCCGTTCTAAAGGCCGCCTCCCGTGTGCAGAGTGCGCCAAGGTCAGATGA